In Streptococcus respiraculi, the following are encoded in one genomic region:
- a CDS encoding DUF1642 domain-containing protein has translation MNKQEAIEKLEGISWEYEDRHFKITDAVELDDAIDIINQIDDCPKVKIPRFVADWYERNKGDLEYNLYLYQISIYEEKVKEDNFFYWTQTSENPVHTLINMHQFGYEVEQEKKYKVKIANNGSQPLTFKKIRAKNLLC, from the coding sequence ATGAATAAACAAGAAGCGATTGAGAAACTTGAAGGAATAAGTTGGGAATATGAAGACCGACATTTTAAAATAACAGACGCAGTAGAATTAGATGACGCAATCGACATCATTAATCAAATCGACGACTGCCCGAAAGTCAAAATCCCGCGTTTTGTGGCGGATTGGTATGAGAGGAACAAGGGGGATTTAGAATATAATCTTTATCTTTACCAAATTTCCATTTACGAGGAAAAAGTTAAAGAAGATAATTTCTTTTACTGGACGCAAACATCAGAAAATCCTGTTCATACACTTATTAACATGCACCAATTTGGCTATGAGGTTGAGCAGGAGAAGAAATACAAGGTTAAGATTGCGAATAACGGAAGTCAGCCATTGACGTTTAAAAAAATTAGGGCAAAAAATCTTCTTTGTTGA
- the ssb gene encoding single-stranded DNA-binding protein: MINNVVLVGRMTRDAELSYTQSNQAVATFTLAVNRNFKNQNGEREADFVNCVMWRQQAENLANWTKKGALIGIAGRIQTRNYENQQGRRVYVTEVIADSFQLLESKSKENKAANQASMEQHAPHFGPASPVDVSEDDFPF, translated from the coding sequence ATGATTAACAATGTTGTATTAGTGGGTCGGATGACGAGAGATGCGGAGTTGAGCTACACTCAGTCCAATCAAGCGGTAGCGACATTTACGCTTGCGGTGAATCGTAATTTCAAGAATCAGAATGGTGAGCGAGAGGCGGATTTTGTCAATTGCGTGATGTGGCGACAACAGGCTGAGAATTTGGCCAATTGGACTAAGAAGGGTGCTTTAATTGGTATTGCTGGTCGGATTCAGACACGGAACTATGAAAATCAGCAGGGACGACGTGTCTATGTGACAGAAGTGATTGCGGATAGTTTCCAGTTGCTAGAAAGCAAGTCGAAAGAAAATAAGGCAGCAAATCAGGCTTCGATGGAACAACATGCACCACACTTTGGACCAGCTAGTCCAGTAGATGTGTCAGAAGATGATTTTCCGTTTTAG
- a CDS encoding ArpU family phage packaging/lysis transcriptional regulator codes for MTFFPEINEKQTIRNAKRKLKEYPRWRRIAGDIDGQKVTATYSFEPRQSHGSPSRPVERLVISKVDALAELEAIEYAVGHLLDPYQRKILYDLYLTNYPKSNAELENELGYEKTRYHEIVSNALLAFAELYRSGCLVALSGIIAE; via the coding sequence GTGACTTTTTTTCCAGAGATTAACGAAAAACAGACAATCAGAAATGCTAAGAGAAAACTGAAAGAATATCCACGTTGGCGCAGAATTGCAGGCGATATTGACGGTCAGAAAGTCACAGCGACTTACTCCTTTGAGCCGAGACAGTCGCATGGAAGTCCGAGCAGACCAGTTGAGAGATTGGTAATAAGTAAGGTAGATGCACTAGCAGAGCTTGAAGCTATCGAGTATGCAGTGGGTCATCTGCTTGATCCGTATCAGCGTAAAATACTTTATGATTTGTATTTGACCAACTATCCAAAATCTAATGCGGAATTAGAGAATGAATTAGGATATGAGAAAACTCGTTATCATGAGATTGTGTCTAATGCTTTACTAGCTTTTGCGGAACTTTACAGAAGTGGTTGCTTGGTTGCTCTGAGCGGAATAATAGCGGAATAA
- a CDS encoding DUF3310 domain-containing protein, which translates to MKQFDNITKPQHYHGKYGLEAMSVVDNFIGDLAGKAAYCWGNVIKYLLRFQMKNGIEDLKKARQHLDWLIKELEKVDE; encoded by the coding sequence ATGAAACAATTTGATAATATAACAAAACCCCAACACTACCACGGGAAATACGGGCTTGAAGCCATGAGTGTTGTCGATAATTTCATCGGTGATTTAGCTGGGAAAGCAGCCTATTGCTGGGGTAATGTCATCAAGTATTTATTACGGTTTCAGATGAAAAATGGGATTGAGGATTTGAAAAAGGCACGTCAGCATTTAGATTGGTTGATTAAAGAATTGGAGAAAGTAGATGAATAA
- a CDS encoding site-specific integrase, which translates to MKRVEPIRDTDDIERLKDYLRSRSERDYVLIMCGLYSGLRISDIVPLQVKQVTGDRIEIVEKKTGKVKKFAINDELRKALNHYIKQNDLKGYDYLFPSKKKQRANGVRIAHIGRVAAYQIFKKAANHIGLTNIGTHSMRKTFGYHFYNQTGNVVLLMELFNHSSPDITLIYIGYKQDELDEAMLNFSY; encoded by the coding sequence ATGAAGCGAGTTGAGCCGATTAGAGACACAGATGATATTGAGCGTTTGAAAGACTATCTACGTTCTCGTAGTGAACGGGATTACGTGCTGATCATGTGCGGTCTTTATTCAGGACTTCGGATTAGCGATATTGTACCTCTGCAAGTAAAGCAAGTAACTGGCGATCGTATTGAGATAGTCGAAAAAAAGACAGGCAAAGTCAAGAAGTTTGCAATCAATGATGAATTAAGAAAGGCACTCAATCATTATATAAAGCAGAATGATTTGAAAGGATACGACTATCTCTTTCCCAGCAAAAAGAAACAGCGAGCAAATGGAGTTCGGATTGCTCACATTGGTCGAGTGGCTGCTTACCAGATATTCAAGAAGGCTGCAAACCATATCGGTCTAACGAATATCGGCACTCACTCGATGAGAAAGACTTTTGGCTATCATTTCTACAATCAGACTGGCAATGTAGTTTTATTGATGGAGTTGTTTAATCATTCATCACCAGACATTACATTAATTTATATTGGCTATAAGCAAGATGAATTGGATGAAGCGATGCTTAATTTTAGCTATTAA
- a CDS encoding HNH endonuclease has protein sequence MQARADRKGKHRVAFEKNKKVILKTRNTCGICGNPVDKSLRYPHPLSPVIDHIIPVIKNGHPSDIDNLQLAHWQCNRQKSDKLYADERASDTKVIGNRNLPQSCDWTLYKG, from the coding sequence ATGCAAGCAAGAGCAGACCGCAAAGGAAAACACCGGGTGGCCTTTGAAAAGAACAAGAAGGTTATTTTAAAAACTCGTAATACTTGTGGTATCTGTGGTAATCCAGTTGATAAGAGTTTGAGGTATCCTCATCCACTCAGTCCAGTAATTGACCACATCATTCCAGTCATCAAGAATGGTCATCCATCAGACATAGATAACTTACAGCTTGCGCATTGGCAATGTAATAGACAGAAGTCTGATAAGTTGTATGCTGATGAGCGAGCAAGTGATACAAAAGTGATTGGAAATCGCAATCTTCCACAGAGTTGCGATTGGACTTTATACAAAGGATAA
- a CDS encoding helix-turn-helix transcriptional regulator, whose translation MTTAEKIEYILKVNYWTQQQLADKIGVKQTTISAWKLGRVVRNSYIPQIELLYNQAIQLERARLKPKNRVLSERGKLVLKFPWYSYQQK comes from the coding sequence ATGACAACAGCTGAGAAAATCGAGTACATTCTAAAAGTCAACTACTGGACGCAACAGCAACTCGCAGATAAAATTGGTGTAAAACAGACTACTATTTCTGCTTGGAAGCTTGGGCGAGTTGTCAGAAATAGCTATATTCCTCAAATTGAACTACTCTACAATCAGGCAATTCAATTGGAACGGGCGAGGTTGAAACCGAAAAATAGAGTCTTGTCTGAACGTGGGAAGCTGGTGCTGAAGTTCCCGTGGTATAGCTATCAGCAAAAATAA